ACGGGAATATGTTGCAAAAGATTGTTTTCTTCACAATAAAGTTCCTTAAGGGGAAGATGCGCCAActaaaatagtaaaataaaacaatttgctTTGACAATGCAATTAAGATGCATGAAGTAAAATTACTGAACAGTGAACAACTTTTGTAGCTTTTGACATCATGTCAAATTCCACAAAATAAAAGATCAATGCTTTAAATAAATCTGATAGACTGTATTTTAATAAGTTGTCATAACCCCATAAACCAATACTAAGGTGATGGGCAATGGGCAAAAGGCAATGGGCAAAAGGCAATGGCCAAACAGAACAAGGAAAATTATTGACCACAGGAAGCCGGAAACAACTCAACGCATGTGTAAACAGGAGTGACTATTAGTCACAATCGGTCTGATTGGTTAGAAGGACTGCATGACATTTCTGGATCAATCATAGAGAGATTCAAAGGTTTTCATACATATGGTATACAGGTTAGGCAAAACAAAAGGAGAGCTTTTATCAAACCTCAGCTGGGAATATTCTAAGTCTATTGGCAGACACATCCAGTACTCTGAGCTGGGTACACTTTGATAAACCCTGTCAAAATACACAAATGCTGACCATTTTTCACataacctacagtacaaacatGTTCTACAGCTGGCTTGAGAGTAGAAGGGTGATATCAACtgaaagctaaaaaaatgcTCAATGAATAAACTTAAGATACCCTACTCAGctgaaactgaaacaaaattgGGATGGTTTGTTTAATAACTTAAAAGTATATGGActatcaaaatttttacttttgaaaataattcaagaatTCTACCAGCTAGTTttgtacaaataaacaaaacaataaatgtaGCATGCTGTACAACAAGGGTCCTTGGTAGTAAGACATTAACATTTTATAACAAATCATTAGTTCTAATGGTCAGTCAAGTAACTAACAAACCTCTGGCAACTCTTCAATAAAGTTTTTGTACACATAGAGTTTTGTAAGATTCCTAAGAAACGCCATGTCTTCTGGAAGACTAAGTTGGAGAAAACACGAGAACTACATTAGACTTAGATTCACTAGACTTAACTAGACCTAGGTTCACATGGTGATCAATGAGCTCATTTGAAAACTGCAGCTTACAAAAAGCTCACTCAATTAATAAATCTACTCTATGAAGTGGGCTGTGAGTACAGACGCCTTTTTGGAATTGTTATCCCACACAATTTTCCCCATGTGAGAGACACTTACAATGATAAATAATGGAAaacaaagtagaaaaaaaaggaattaatttctttagaaccaaaaacaaagatGGTATATAATGTACCTTGATATCTGATTATCAGCAAGATGTAGTTCTGTGAGGTTGATCAAGTGACAAATCTCTGTAGGAACACTGAGTAGCTCATTGTGATCTACACTGAGAAACTGTAACGACACCAACCTGagatttgtgaaaaaaataaaatagtaacaaatgaagaaaacaaatgaataaaatcaacaacaaattCAAAATGTTGGTGCAAATAGTCCTTCAACATTGTTGAAGCTAACATGATGAGCCcatttaaccccttaactcccagatgtgattattacattatccagaaaagcagtgatgagaatactcaaactaatcaggtagaaATAGTTACCTTGATCCACCACCAAACTCTGgcaactaatttttaaggaaatgtgcagcagctaatGGGGATAATTGAAATTTCAAATCTTTGGAGTTAACAGGGCGATCACAATGTCATAAAATGCTGCATGATTTTGAATGAACTTTGATTGCTAACAACCATTGACTTCAAGCACATCTTGAAAAAACTACTTTTGTTCTCAAATGTGGGTAACactgttgaatttttttggccaccaagtttaaaatttaatcaatcATCAATTAGTAGTTGATGAGGGAAAATATTGACTGAAGTAATTATTGAGAAAAGAGAATatgaaacaaattaattttatacCTGTTTATTTCACTTGGCAATGTTTTCAGCTGATTTCCattcagatttaaaaaagtgAGTTTTTGGAGCCCACCTGAAAAGATTCCATGAAATAATTGGTATAATTCcgaaaaatataattaatatgACGTTGCTTTAAATGTTCATGTTTATTTATCGGCTTGTATTTAGAGTACTTACTGAGGACAACAGAATTGAGTTCTCTTAACTTGTTATTAAACAAATGTAGCTTCTGCAAGCCAGCTAAAAAAGAGAGGACTTCTGGAAGAGCTTCTAACTTGTTGTTCCCAAGGTTTAAGGATTCGAGCTAAGGAAACGAATCGTAAACAAACCGGCTGTAAGTATGTAACTTCAGAACAagaattcaaaacttaaacttCAATCTTCTTACATATAACTCAGGTTGACAATGGTGCTACGAACAATGCTTGGTATTCAGTTCTCTACCTCAAAACCTTTATCTTGCTACAATAATGaagagtttttttgttttcgcgAACTTTTAGCTTATCGTATTCAGTTGAATTTAAACGTAAACATGCAAGACTTGGTAAAGATGTCACCTGTTTGAGAGAAGAAAATTCATCTGGAAGGTCCGTTAAGGTATTGTTTTTCAGGTCTACGGTTTTAAGGGAAGTTATTTTTCCAATTATTGGTGGAACGTTCCGTAAGTTCTTGTTACAAATGCTGAGGGACTTAGGTTTTCCTTTGGTCGCGTTCAATAAAAttctgtccgccattttgtatCCATGTTAGCAATGCTCGCGGGCTCGTGATCCTTAAACTCAGTTGAATGTTTACAGGACTGTTTAGAGGAAAGCGTCGAGTGTAGCACTTTGGCTCTGCACAAAGAATTTAAAGAGAATGTTTTAAGCTTCGTCGTGAATCTTTAAACATGAGTGGTGTATCATTTGTATCAGAGACCGAAATCGAGGATGTACGCAAAAAGAAACAGGAAGAATGGGAGAAAGTCAGAAAGGAAAGCGATCCAATCGGTAAGCTCAATTATTTGGTCGAAGATTTCCTGGTGAAGGTCGAGCAAATCAGGCGCAATATTTTTATTACGAATACGAATTATTCGGCGCCTAGTTATCTTTTCATCATGCAGAtcatttaaggtttttttttccgaataTAGTTGACTAGACAATTTCGTGTGGTGAAGTGAAGTGTTGAGTTTCACTCTCTCGCCCCAGGATCTTCTCGTACGTAGTAAATACAAAGGGTGATATTTTGATGTAATTGTTCGATTACCTtcctgtttaatttttctttaattaaccatatccaaaaagaaaataacaatgttACCAATTTCAATCAAGGATCTGAAAATGGAACCACAGCAATTTATGAGATTTTGTATGGTATATATGCTGAATTATAGAATGTATTCAGGCCTGCACattaggccttattttcactactgctcaagtagtgtttattactaCAAAGATCACCTCCATATTCACAACTAAATTGCctgctatactcttccaccaatgcagcaccacagtttcttttattagaaacttatccccctTACTCAAAAAACAATGCTGTCAATTTCATCAGTCCTAATTTTACTGAGAAACATTTATCAACTAAATTTCTGTTGATCTCTATGTAACAAATAATAAATCAGTCTGggattaatttttaacaatgtGGCAGTTTGTTTGGGTTGGTCTTTGTGATTGATTTCTTTCTTAGTGTTTTAAGGAGTGAATTTTTGAGCTGAGCCTTTCAGCTTAGCTGACTCTGTTTTGCTTAGTTTGCTACTCAGTTTTGTCCCAGTATTGTATGAAAGGAGCCATTATGAGAGCCAGCTTTGCTTGCTGTGATCTTTGCACAATGAACACTGTCCTAAATGTTCCCAGGTCAAACTTTCTGACAGCATAATGACTACATTTACTGGGTAAATAGGTTCCAGGTATGCAAGCTTTTCAGAATCACAACTGTGAACAATGCTGAACTTTTCTCTGcatattaaccttttaactcccacaagtgattaagacagaatttctcctaacaatgtcaatacaatatcaagcagaaaagtgatgagaataaaagaaagtcttaaaaaagaggattattagttgatccaataccaaattctccaaactaacatcacaggaaccatatggcagacagtaaggagaattactaatgagatcttgacatccccctgatgaaggcactagacaggagtgtcgaaacgttgggtctatgaatcgtaacttcttcggttacattcaaACTCTGCTCTgctctgtaaaccagagtagcgtcaaactatgtctgattgtccacctggttgccgtgtgaactttaatatattttatttgcgagagcttgggagttaaagggttaacgccTGCAGTGCTCATTGAGCACAAAACCAAATTTAACACTAGATTTTCAAACTACCCTTATTTCCAAATTGTAGAGTGCCCTGAGCCAGTTCATGACAATAAGACTTTGTATGAAAGactacaagaacaaaaacagaaaaaacaggaTGAATGGGATGAACAACATCAATTGAGTAAGTaccttgtgtttctttttcagtgctGAGTGTATTACAGGATAGGTTTTGAGCCTGATTAGAAACAATTTTATTCAGAGTTTTCTTTGTAACAGACTATCTTGATGTATTTTGCCCTGAATAGAATAAACATCTCCAAATTGTTGTCTCATTAAAGAAAGTTTATCTGAAATTATGTGACCAAAAAATTGAATGGGTAATATTCTGCACTCTTGTGAAAGATGATAACCGAGAACTAGTTACAAACAGTGAGTAATGAAGTATCCATTACAATCTCTTCtgtgagaaaaaattaattgtgaaaaaagGTTATCATCAAGAATGAGGAAAGTAAGTGACTTATTATGAACTAAATGAAGTTATTCTACAGTCAATGTCAACAAGATTGTTGGGTTGACTTCTCTATGGCTCATGATGTTTAGGTGtgtatgttgtggttcaattttttccttagctcaaatttcattttcttttgtttttgggtattgtaatgtatgttAATGAGTtcgaaacaaaggaaaataaaatttgaaccaaggataatATTGAACCACAACATGTATATTGTATTCAGCTATATTTTATAAGAAATATTAATGTGTACTATTACAGCAAGAATTGAGGACAAGTTGGTTAAACCACAAAGGTCCAGTTGAGTAAATCAGAAATCCAGTTGAGCATTAAGTACACTCTCAATTAGTGCCATGTTGGATATAAATGACTCACCACGAAAAGTATATCAAAATGCTAAGCACTAATAGGCTAAATGTTGAGATGTAATTTTGAAGGTGATGCCCAAACATCATATCCATATATTGCTTCTGTAtcttgaaaaatatctttttttgtttagaaaatatGATAAGGGGCCTTGATGGTGATGAGACAGTGTTTCTTGACCTGGTTGCTAAGCAACAAGAGGAGATAGCCAATCGCAGATTTGATGAAGAATCACAAGAAATCAGAGAGTATAGGGTATACATTATAGTTATTGTTTccattaatttatctttttttctgtgGTCTTAGTCTTTGTGTCTAGAGCTGATAAGGAAGGAAAGCAATCACACTGTCTGGCCCTAAGTCATTTGTGACTCAAATTTCCTTGTGAGTCCCAAGGAGATTCTGATGTTGCATTGAAAGTCATTAAAATCTTTATTCCACATATTCAATtgattaatttcaatttatcatTTCCAATACAAATCTAATTTGATAAGCAAAGTTTGAACCTAAACTATGCTTAAGCAGGCAGAATTGGtcatcaaattttctttcttttgttgattTAGGATGCAGTTTCTCAGTTTCAGAGTGCCATAATAGCTGAGCCAGCAACTACTAAACCAGCTGGGTCAGCAGTATCTCAACGAAAGTCCTCACAGGAGTCTGGGGCCAAAAAAAGTCAACTACAACTTATAGCGGGGgccattaaaagaaaaaggtatGAATACTACCTCATATAAGAGAAGAGAGCACGAATCAGCTCATTTGTTTCATcaaatttgtcacaaaaagGTCTTACAGCATGCATATATGTTTTGATGCATGGAAATATTGTCACATGCAAGCATGCAATCAATTGCGTCTAAATATATGCATTTccaaatcaaatgcaaaaatatgTCTTTCCTCTCTTCTTTGCAGTAGTAGCAGTAGTCAAGAGTCTCCAGAAAAGAAGTCAAAAGCTTCCAACGAGTTTGAGAAAAGTaagaattttgcaaaattgaGACGGTTTGATCTTCTACAACTGctataaaaaaatcagttatttcaaaaaatttcgGGCGAGTGACACGCTGCGAAGCCCTTCGCGTCTATCTCGCGTTCACTTCGCCTCACGCTCACGCTCACCTCTGCTCCCGTCTGGAAAATACAGAAAATTGACACCTGTTCTGAAGGCTTAAAGACGtgtgatttttattattttgagaGTGGGTGAACAACTCAAGAAATCTTTTGCATCTTCTATAGAAAAGGAGGCACCTAACAGTGCGTAGTCCTTATCTGGGAGTTTGTTGTTATATTCAGTAACAGAACACGCTTTTGAGCTCAAATCCCATCTTATTCCCCACACAGTAACGTCAGAGACACACGAAGAGAGGAACATTAGATCTGAGAAATCAAGTGCAAGTGTGGAAGAAGACGACCTGAAGAAAAGACCTTTTGCAAACAGATCTGACAGTGCTTCGAAATGTGAAACAAAGTCTGGTATTAATCAAGAAAAGCAGGAAAAACAGGTTATACCAGGACTTGGAGCTTATTCAGACTCAAGTGATTCAGACTCGTCGTCTGATGAATCTTAATGGAGTGGTCTCTGGTGAATGAACTTTTTCTCAGTGGTTGGAAGGAAGGCCATAAAACAGAATCTACGAAACAGATTCATTTAAGTGAATAAGTTGATAACGTTCTTTCTAAATGAAAGCCATGAAAAAGGAATGGTGAGCCATTGGAAAGGTTATCACGCGGACTGAACGCATGCAGTGTGTTTATGTTCAAGTTCAACATGGACGAAAACTTTCAAATGACAGTGAATTTTACTTTGCAGTTGTAGCTTTTCAATAAAAAACTTCAGAATCCAACAGGAATCCAACTTAGTTCAGTGTGGAAAGCAATTTGCCACTGAATTATATTTGCCATAATActctctttgattggtccaaGTAACTCAAATCACTTCAGATAATCAAATGCAGTACTAAGTCTATCCTAGCTTGGTTGCACGCGTTTTCGCGCGCACTGGTGCATGTTTACTTATTTGAAGAGTTCTTAATGGCTTTGTCTGTATTTTAATAGGCCGTCGCAACTACTTTGGACATTATCGAAAGGCTATTCTACTCCGGAACCTTTCAgattcaacaaaataaattatatttgaaactTAAGCTGCATGAAGTGTAATGTTTTCCTAGGATGAAGTCTTTACAGACCAGACAGATCACCCGGTAAAGACTGTTGGTTAGTTCCAGATAAATCggatgaaaatttaattttttttgggagAGTCTGTATCATGATATCCTCCACGGCTTATGGCTTGAACTTGCAATGAATCTTTTTACAAAGCGCCTCCGTAACACTGACGATGCCAGTTTGGACTGTGTACAAAAAAATTGCGAGGTGAGTTAAAAACGGAATATTATGCCAACAGTTCCGTGAATTTTCGTTGTTAAAAACGGCTGAATTAAATGTCAACGGAATAAAGTTGCTAGTTCGTTCGAAGTAAAATCGCTTTCATTGACAGACGGAATGAATCGTCAGTTAGATCAGGGATACTAGGAGCGGCCACCTTCAATGAATGACAGCTTTATAAACTGAAACAACTATTACCAATTCGGGCTTTTACCCTTCTCGTCTGTATCTGCCGGAAGAGACTTGGACCATTGATGCAATATGGTAACTGAAAAGGAAGTCAGCTGTTGTACCAAACAAACGGTCTTTGTCGGGTTGTATATCGAGAAGCAACTTCAGAATCGTAATTAATTTAATACCttgataacaaaaacatttgtttCCTCTTCACTGTCAGCACTAGAAGCACGTGGAATTATCTGAGAAGCTTCTATGGGGCTAAGCTTTTTGTAAAATCCTCCATTTACTCGGCATCTGCTTCGTTAGTTTGTTGTTCCATCTCAATCGGTTCTACGTGGCGCTTCTTGCAAACGTAGCAACACGAAGCCACAAGAAGGGCTGTTACAATTCCTGTTAATGCAATGACGGCGGGAACGTTCATATTTTGATTCTTCTTAAAATTTTCGATTACGTGGACGCTTTTCGATCAAGTTTGAAAAACCCGTTTCATCAGGACTTTAAACTGGAGCTCCAATTAACTTGTAACAGCAGACATCGAAAAGGACTGACATATCAAATATATTGCGGCTCTCATTATAAATCTCTAAAGTACAAATATCATTTACAAAGTGACAGAAATGTCTTATTTTAAAGCTAGTAATGTTTAAACAGAGCGTagagcaaatgaaaatgtaataaCGTGAAAGCGCTGCGAGAATTTTAATGAGCAGTTTCAATGAAGATTG
This region of Pocillopora verrucosa isolate sample1 chromosome 3, ASM3666991v2, whole genome shotgun sequence genomic DNA includes:
- the LOC131799310 gene encoding PSME3-interacting protein-like, which codes for MSGVSFVSETEIEDVRKKKQEEWEKVRKESDPIECPEPVHDNKTLYERLQEQKQKKQDEWDEQHQLKNMIRGLDGDETVFLDLVAKQQEEIANRRFDEESQEIREYRDAVSQFQSAIIAEPATTKPAGSAVSQRKSSQESGAKKSQLQLIAGAIKRKSSSSSQESPEKKSKASNEFEKITSETHEERNIRSEKSSASVEEDDLKKRPFANRSDSASKCETKSGINQEKQEKQVIPGLGAYSDSSDSDSSSDES
- the LOC131799303 gene encoding leucine-rich repeat-containing protein 69, whose protein sequence is MADRILLNATKGKPKSLSICNKNLRNVPPIIGKITSLKTVDLKNNTLTDLPDEFSSLKQLESLNLGNNKLEALPEVLSFLAGLQKLHLFNNKLRELNSVVLSGLQKLTFLNLNGNQLKTLPSEINRLVSLQFLSVDHNELLSVPTEICHLINLTELHLADNQISSLPEDMAFLRNLTKLYVYKNFIEELPEGLSKCTQLRVLDVSANRLRIFPAELAHLPLKELYCEENNLLQHIPVHSQQEDEVLTLKEITARSVLKDLKNGRSFVKRAIRHYPKVQEMLQYASECAVCGQSFLNTWLECVHFVDAHKILRTRTKTGIIPVRGLLCSYKCFNSEGHDYYGIAYVDT